In a genomic window of Bradyrhizobium sp. LLZ17:
- a CDS encoding DUF3734 domain-containing protein, translating to MLKVMREQISPVPEQSRPLPYDVVALVLQGGGALGAYQAGVYEGLHEAGIRPNWLAGISIGALNAAIIAGSPEAKRVERLREFWETICAAPAGWPAGEGLADALPFAFDLRSLHNTFAAMRALFQGQPGFFKPRFPSPFLSPFSGDSATSFYDTAPLQRTLERLVDFDRLNSGGVRVSVGAVNVRTGNLTYFDTTERRLGPKHFMASGALPPGFPAVEIDGEHYWDGGVVWNTPLSRVLSSEPRDTLTFQVDLWSAKGRVPHDMMEVSSRQKDIQYSSRTRAITDQALRMQKMRQALQRTIQELPERARQDPEIRAIADMARHRSYNIVHLIYQSKIYEGQSKDYEFGLSAMRAHWQSGLDDIRRTLADPGRLDPPDPDLGIVTHDVHRRD from the coding sequence ATGCTGAAGGTCATGCGCGAGCAAATCAGTCCTGTGCCGGAGCAATCCAGGCCGTTGCCCTACGACGTCGTCGCGCTGGTGCTGCAGGGCGGCGGGGCTCTGGGAGCCTATCAGGCTGGTGTCTATGAGGGCCTGCACGAGGCCGGGATCCGGCCGAACTGGCTGGCCGGCATTTCGATCGGGGCGCTCAACGCCGCCATTATCGCCGGCTCGCCCGAAGCCAAGCGGGTCGAACGGCTGCGCGAGTTTTGGGAAACCATCTGTGCAGCCCCGGCGGGATGGCCCGCCGGCGAAGGGCTCGCTGATGCCTTGCCGTTCGCGTTCGATCTTCGGTCGCTACACAACACGTTTGCCGCGATGCGAGCCTTGTTCCAAGGGCAGCCCGGCTTCTTCAAGCCTCGCTTCCCGTCGCCATTTTTGTCGCCCTTCTCGGGCGATTCGGCGACCAGCTTCTACGACACCGCGCCACTGCAGCGAACGCTTGAAAGACTCGTCGATTTCGACCGGTTGAACTCGGGCGGGGTGCGCGTCAGCGTCGGCGCGGTCAACGTCCGTACCGGTAACCTGACCTACTTTGACACGACCGAACGCAGACTGGGGCCGAAGCATTTCATGGCGTCCGGCGCTTTGCCGCCGGGCTTCCCTGCCGTCGAGATCGACGGAGAACACTATTGGGATGGCGGCGTCGTCTGGAACACCCCGCTTTCACGCGTGCTCTCCAGCGAGCCGCGCGACACGCTGACCTTCCAGGTCGATCTCTGGTCGGCCAAGGGTCGCGTTCCCCATGACATGATGGAGGTGTCGAGCCGGCAGAAGGACATCCAATATTCGAGCCGCACACGCGCCATCACGGACCAGGCGCTACGCATGCAGAAGATGCGTCAGGCATTGCAGCGGACGATCCAGGAGTTGCCCGAAAGAGCAAGGCAGGACCCGGAAATCCGCGCCATCGCGGACATGGCCCGCCACCGCTCCTACAACATCGTCCACCTGATCTATCAATCCAAGATCTACGAGGGCCAGTCAAAGGACTACGAGTTCGGGCTGAGCGCAATGCGCGCGCATTGGCAGAGTGGACTGGACGACATCCGCCGCACGCTCGCCGACCCTGGTCGCCTGGACC
- a CDS encoding acetoacetate decarboxylase, whose amino-acid sequence MKHESVRATAFAMPLTNPAFPPAPYRFINREYFIIQYRTDPEALRRIVPAPLELTEPVVNYEFIRMPDSTGFGDYTESGQVIPVSYQGQAGSFTHQMFLNDHPPIAGGRELWGFPKKLAQPKLAVEIDTLVGTLNYGSVRIATGTMGYKHRALDIEVEARKLTAPNFLLKIIPHVDGSARICELVRYHLEDITVKGAWTGPVALDLYSHALAPVAELPVLQVLSAKHLVADLTLGLGTVVHDYLSPGAAAQRRGSRSEVLIEANAG is encoded by the coding sequence ATGAAACACGAGTCCGTGCGCGCGACAGCGTTCGCCATGCCGCTGACAAATCCGGCCTTTCCACCGGCCCCCTACCGCTTCATCAACCGTGAGTACTTCATCATCCAGTACCGGACGGATCCCGAGGCGCTGCGCCGGATCGTGCCGGCACCGCTCGAGCTGACTGAACCGGTGGTGAACTACGAGTTCATCCGCATGCCGGACTCGACCGGCTTCGGCGACTACACCGAAAGCGGCCAGGTCATCCCGGTCTCCTACCAGGGGCAGGCCGGCAGCTTTACCCATCAGATGTTTCTCAACGATCATCCGCCAATCGCGGGCGGCCGCGAGCTGTGGGGCTTTCCCAAGAAGCTGGCGCAACCGAAGCTCGCGGTCGAGATCGATACGCTGGTCGGCACCCTGAACTACGGCTCGGTTCGCATCGCGACGGGTACCATGGGTTACAAGCATCGCGCCCTCGACATCGAGGTCGAGGCAAGGAAGCTCACCGCACCCAACTTCCTGCTCAAGATCATCCCGCACGTCGACGGCTCGGCGCGCATCTGCGAGCTGGTCCGCTACCACCTCGAAGATATCACCGTAAAGGGCGCATGGACCGGGCCGGTTGCGCTGGACCTGTACTCGCATGCCCTGGCTCCGGTCGCCGAGCTGCCCGTCCTTCAGGTGCTCTCGGCCAAACACCTGGTCGCCGATCTGACCCTCGGCCTCGGCACCGTGGTCCACGACTACCTGTCGCCGGGCGCAGCCGCGCAACGACGCGGATCGAGGTCCGAAGTCCTCATCGAAGCGAACGCCGGTTGA
- a CDS encoding NAD(P)/FAD-dependent oxidoreductase: MRLVIIGAGFAGMYAALSAARLRDIQGASPEDLEIALVAPEPTLVVRPRLYEHKPETLTAPLQDVLKAIDVVYVQGSAETIDTRSRAVDIEAGDGTKKRLSYDRLVLATGSRLFRPNIPGLAEHAFSVDKLDDAIALDRHLHNLVRRPARNGRDTVVVAGGGFTGIEVATEIPARLRAILGKDAKPRVVIVDRNPAIAPDMGSGPRPVIEEALRKLGVETRLGAGVEALDKSGITLSTGEHIDAETVIWAAGMRAAPSTTQIPAERDNLGRLLVDRDLRVPGVAGVFATGDAAKAACDDLGNYALMSCQHATRMGAFAGHNAAAELLGVPTNSYHQKAYATCLDLGEAGAIFTRGWHRKLELVGDEAKRTKQQINTVWIYPPRAERAAALASADPERVGEV, translated from the coding sequence ATGCGACTAGTCATCATCGGCGCCGGCTTCGCCGGCATGTACGCCGCACTTTCCGCCGCTCGCCTGCGCGACATTCAGGGCGCTTCGCCCGAAGACCTCGAGATTGCGCTGGTTGCACCGGAGCCGACGCTGGTCGTTCGCCCGCGGCTCTATGAACACAAGCCCGAGACCCTGACAGCGCCTCTCCAGGACGTCCTCAAGGCCATCGACGTTGTCTACGTGCAGGGCAGCGCCGAGACGATCGACACCCGATCGCGCGCAGTGGATATCGAGGCGGGCGACGGCACGAAGAAGCGCCTCTCCTACGATCGACTTGTCTTGGCCACCGGCAGCCGACTGTTCCGTCCGAACATTCCCGGTCTCGCCGAACACGCCTTCAGCGTCGACAAGCTCGATGACGCGATTGCGCTCGATCGGCATCTACACAATCTCGTTCGCCGGCCGGCCAGGAACGGACGCGACACTGTCGTCGTTGCCGGCGGTGGCTTCACCGGGATCGAGGTAGCTACGGAGATTCCTGCGCGGCTTCGCGCGATCCTCGGCAAGGACGCAAAGCCGCGCGTCGTCATCGTCGACCGCAACCCTGCGATTGCTCCTGATATGGGGTCCGGGCCCCGTCCCGTTATCGAGGAAGCACTGCGCAAGCTCGGCGTGGAGACCCGGCTCGGGGCCGGCGTCGAGGCACTCGACAAGTCCGGCATCACGCTTTCCACCGGCGAACACATCGACGCCGAGACCGTGATCTGGGCCGCGGGTATGCGGGCTGCACCATCGACCACGCAAATCCCCGCCGAGCGTGACAACCTGGGTCGGCTGCTTGTCGACCGGGACTTGCGCGTGCCGGGAGTCGCCGGCGTCTTTGCCACCGGCGATGCCGCCAAGGCAGCATGCGACGATCTTGGCAATTACGCCTTGATGTCCTGCCAGCACGCTACGCGGATGGGCGCCTTCGCCGGCCACAATGCGGCCGCCGAGCTCTTGGGCGTTCCGACCAACTCCTATCACCAAAAGGCCTATGCCACCTGTCTCGATCTCGGCGAAGCCGGTGCAATCTTCACGCGCGGCTGGCATCGAAAGCTCGAGCTCGTCGGCGACGAGGCGAAGAGGACCAAGCAGCAGATCAACACGGTGTGGATCTATCCGCCGCGGGCCGAGCGTGCCGCCGCGCTCGCCTCGGCCGACCCGGAGCGCGTTGGCGAAGTGTAG
- a CDS encoding helix-turn-helix domain-containing protein, translating to MSNSISHDPLQALLSAPGAHQSDMSATDRRPADMEMARVLKTAPLRMASDPSNGAIAHWKHGALHDVVQPMADHVIMTYPTGMQRLEQRTGKSVAIGTARSGVVTIIPAGSSARWDIPGVVDVVQLYLPHTTLERIAGEADQASAGTLLERTAHSDIITSRLLMSAADAMEENAALDALFRHQLTELLATRLLAAHVDAPTTFQPVTGGLSPTVLRRAIERLRSDIDADVSLSALAADAGLSRFHFCRSFKESTGLSPHAWLRQHRLEQAMNMLRGTEASIAMVAAELGYASQAAFAAAFRRLTGETPSDWRRRMR from the coding sequence ATGAGCAACTCAATCTCGCACGATCCATTGCAGGCTTTGCTGTCTGCACCCGGCGCCCACCAGAGCGACATGTCAGCCACTGACCGGCGTCCCGCCGATATGGAAATGGCGCGCGTCCTCAAAACCGCGCCGCTCCGTATGGCGTCTGACCCATCCAATGGCGCAATCGCCCATTGGAAGCATGGCGCCTTGCACGATGTGGTCCAGCCGATGGCTGACCACGTCATCATGACCTATCCCACGGGGATGCAGCGACTGGAGCAGCGCACCGGGAAATCAGTTGCCATTGGTACTGCGCGTTCCGGCGTGGTGACGATCATCCCGGCCGGCTCAAGCGCACGATGGGACATCCCCGGAGTGGTTGACGTGGTGCAGCTCTATCTGCCGCACACGACACTGGAGCGGATTGCAGGTGAAGCGGACCAAGCGAGCGCCGGCACTCTCCTGGAGCGAACCGCTCATTCCGACATCATCACGTCCCGTCTGCTTATGAGTGCGGCGGATGCCATGGAGGAGAACGCGGCGCTCGACGCCTTGTTCAGGCACCAGCTCACAGAGCTCTTGGCCACGCGCCTGCTCGCTGCGCACGTGGACGCACCAACCACTTTCCAGCCGGTCACAGGCGGCCTGTCACCAACCGTCCTGCGTCGCGCCATCGAGCGCTTGCGCTCCGATATTGATGCGGACGTGTCGCTATCGGCGCTCGCCGCGGACGCGGGCTTGTCGCGTTTCCATTTCTGCCGATCCTTCAAGGAGAGCACCGGTCTTTCACCTCACGCCTGGCTGCGTCAGCACCGGCTCGAACAGGCGATGAACATGCTGCGAGGGACCGAAGCATCGATCGCCATGGTAGCGGCGGAGCTTGGTTATGCCTCTCAGGCCGCCTTCGCGGCAGCGTTCAGGCGACTGACCGGAGAAACGCCGAGCGATTGGCGGCGGCGCATGCGGTAG
- a CDS encoding helix-turn-helix domain-containing protein codes for MMQTGVYGQRLGRPLFLKEAPSLITRSLRSAELAVTETRNDDPVCDLSGPFPSEDAYLVSLKLRDYPDCECWERGRCVIKTDVRAGATYLYDLKRDPRFVIDKPFHSTFFYLPRSALDDMAKQAGAPRIGELTYQPGIGHDDPVVSHLGASLLAALHRQEETNQLFVDHMMLAFTAHIARAYGGLQRITKSASGGLAPWQVKRACERLDSDLGGKLSLQQIAAEFDLSVSHFSRAFRISTGLPPHQWLLQQRLKAAKQLMTVRALPLAEIALSAGFANQSHFTRVFSAVVGVSPGAWRRETQGAARRET; via the coding sequence ATGATGCAGACGGGCGTCTACGGACAGAGGCTCGGGCGACCCTTGTTTCTGAAGGAGGCGCCTTCTCTGATCACGCGCTCGCTGCGCAGCGCCGAACTCGCGGTCACCGAAACCCGGAATGATGATCCGGTGTGCGATCTTTCGGGCCCCTTTCCCTCCGAGGATGCCTACCTCGTCAGTCTCAAGCTTCGCGACTACCCCGACTGCGAATGTTGGGAACGGGGCAGGTGCGTCATCAAGACGGATGTCCGCGCCGGCGCGACGTATCTTTATGATCTCAAGCGCGATCCTCGCTTCGTGATCGACAAGCCGTTCCACTCCACCTTCTTCTATCTGCCACGCTCCGCGCTGGACGACATGGCCAAACAGGCTGGGGCGCCGCGCATCGGAGAACTCACCTATCAGCCCGGTATCGGACATGACGATCCGGTCGTCAGCCATCTGGGTGCGTCGCTCCTGGCGGCGCTGCATCGTCAGGAAGAAACCAATCAGCTCTTCGTCGATCACATGATGCTCGCGTTCACCGCGCACATTGCGCGGGCCTATGGCGGCCTGCAGCGCATCACCAAATCGGCGAGCGGCGGTCTTGCACCATGGCAAGTGAAACGAGCCTGCGAAAGGCTGGACTCCGATCTGGGCGGAAAGCTTTCCTTGCAACAAATCGCGGCTGAATTCGATCTCTCGGTCAGTCATTTTTCGCGCGCGTTTCGGATCTCGACCGGTCTGCCGCCGCACCAGTGGTTGCTCCAGCAGCGACTGAAGGCGGCCAAGCAGTTGATGACGGTCCGCGCGTTGCCGCTGGCGGAGATCGCGCTATCGGCCGGGTTTGCTAATCAAAGCCATTTCACGCGAGTTTTCTCGGCCGTGGTCGGTGTCAGCCCAGGCGCGTGGCGCCGCGAAACGCAAGGCGCCGCGAGACGCGAAACGTAA